From a region of the Arvicanthis niloticus isolate mArvNil1 chromosome 6, mArvNil1.pat.X, whole genome shotgun sequence genome:
- the Atpaf2 gene encoding ATP synthase mitochondrial F1 complex assembly factor 2 isoform X3 — MSASHRVKTTLCNTSLDNPTQRNKDQLIRAAVKFLDTDTICYRVEEPETLVELQKNEWDPIIEWAEKRYGIEIGSSTSIMGPSIPTQTREVLTSHLSSYNMWALQGIEFVVAQLKSMLLTLGLIDLRLTVEQAVLLSRLEEEYQIQKWGNIEWAHDYELQELRARTAAGTLFVHLCSESSTVKHKLLQE; from the exons ATGTCAGCATCTCACAGGGTGAAG ACCACATTGTGTAACACATCCTTGGACAACCCAACCCAGCGAAACAAAGACCAGCTGATCCGGGCAGCTGTGAAGTTTCTAGACACTGATACCATCTG CTACAGGGTGGAAGAACCAGAGACATTAGTGGAACTTCAAAAGAACGAATGGGATCCCATCATAGAGTGGGCTGAGAAAAG GTATGGTATAGAGATCGGCTCCTCCACTAGCATAATGGGACCCAGCATCCCTACCCAGACCCGAGAGGTGCTTACCAGCCACTTGTCCTCTTACAACATGTGGGCCCTGCAAG GGATTGAGTTTGTGGTGGCACAGCTCAAATCTATGTTGCTGACTTTGGGCCTGATTGACTTGCGCCTGACTGTAGAACAAGCTGTGCTTCTGTCACGCTTGGAGGAAGAGTACCAG ATCCAGAAGTGGGGCAACATTGAGTGGGCCCACGACTATGAGCTGCAGGAACTGCGGGCTCGCACTGCCGCTGGCACCCTTTTTGTCCACCTCTGCTCGGAAAGCTCTACAGTCAAGCACAAGCTCCTGCAAGAGTGA